The following DNA comes from Cryobacterium psychrophilum.
ACGCCACCCCGACCCCCCGCTTCGTCATCGCGGTCGGTGATTGCGCCATTACCGGCGGCATCTTCGCGAAGGGCCACGGCATGGCTGGTCCGGTCTCCGAATTCGTACACGTGGACATCTCCGTTCCCGGCAGCCCCCCCTCACCCCACGACATCGTGCTCGCGCTGCGACGAATGACCGGCCGATGACGAACCTGGGGGCAGGCCTGATCCTGCAACTCGTGCTCGCCGCGGTCGCCATGCTCACCGCCCTCACCATCGCTCCCTCGTTGCGGGCGACGGTCACGGGCAGCCTCAGCGCCCTGCTGGCGCTGGCGGGCCTCACCACGGGTGCGCTCGCCATGACCGGTGCGACGGGCGGAATCCTCATTCCGCTGGCCCTGCCCATGGACGCGCTCATTCTTGCGCCCGACCGCCTCGGCGGCCTGTTCATGGTGGTCGTGTCCGTCGTGGGCCTGCTCGTGTCGATCTACGGCATCGGCTCGGCCACCGGCCCGGCCACGTCGCGCACCGCCTGGGCCGCGCTCCCGATCTTTCTCCTGGGCATGCAGCTCGTGCCCGCGGCCACCGATTCGGTTTCGTTCCTGCTCGCGTGGGAGATCATGACGCTCGGCTCCACCGTGCTGCTCCTGGCCGACCACGCCTCCCGCGCCTCCGTGGCCTCGGCGGGCATCTGGTACTCCGCCATGTCCCAGCTGAGCTTCTTCCTCGTGCTCGCCGGCTTCGCGGTTCTCGCCGCGGCCACCGGCGGCACGAGCTTCGCCGCCATGGCCACGATCGAGCCCGGTTCCTGGGCCGCCAACCTCGCCTTCCTGCTCTTGCTGCTCGGCTTCGGCGGCAAGGCCGAGCTCGTGCCCCTGCACGTGTGGGTCCCCCGCGTCCTGCCCGAGGCGCCGAGCCACGTGTCGGCGGCCATGAGCGGCGCAATGGTGAAGATCGGCGTGTACGGCGCCCTGCTCGTGTGCCTGCGCCTGTTGCCGGAGGCGCCGCCATGGTGGGGAATCCTCATCATGCTACTCGGGGGCGCATCCGCTCTTTACGGCATTCTGCAGGCCTCGGTCTCGAGCGACCTCAAGGTGCTGCTCGCGTACTCCACGACCGAGAACATGGGCCTCGTCTTCCTGAGCCTGGGCGCCTCGGTGCTGTTGCGCTCCTATGACGCGGTTGCCGCAGCGGATGCCGCCCTCATCGCCGCGCTGCTGCTCGCCGTGAGCCATGCCGTGTTCAAGGCCACGCTCTTTCTCGGCGCTGGCGCGATCATTCACGCC
Coding sequences within:
- a CDS encoding proton-conducting transporter membrane subunit, with translation MTNLGAGLILQLVLAAVAMLTALTIAPSLRATVTGSLSALLALAGLTTGALAMTGATGGILIPLALPMDALILAPDRLGGLFMVVVSVVGLLVSIYGIGSATGPATSRTAWAALPIFLLGMQLVPAATDSVSFLLAWEIMTLGSTVLLLADHASRASVASAGIWYSAMSQLSFFLVLAGFAVLAAATGGTSFAAMATIEPGSWAANLAFLLLLLGFGGKAELVPLHVWVPRVLPEAPSHVSAAMSGAMVKIGVYGALLVCLRLLPEAPPWWGILIMLLGGASALYGILQASVSSDLKVLLAYSTTENMGLVFLSLGASVLLRSYDAVAAADAALIAALLLAVSHAVFKATLFLGAGAIIHATGERNLDRLGGLGSRMPWTALSFGIASLGAAAIPVTSGFVAEWMLLQSLIHGGRLNGEVVSVAASVAMPLAVAVVALTAGLALLTFVKAYGIAFLARPRSSAAALAHDVPLLMRFPLLLGALGVLALGLIPGPVAAVVAATVGPQTALAAVPVGLGGVALPGIGAVLDPVMLVVLSALVLIPILIAIIVSARTHPERINALPWGGGGSRARPRMQYTATSYAEPLVRVFDDVLKPSRDVQVTHVGESRYLVERVKIEQTVSDVIETRLYRPVLNLMQRYGIVARYAANGSIHRYLTYSFVAFLIVLIVVSL